A single window of Rhodococcus jostii RHA1 DNA harbors:
- a CDS encoding TM0106 family RecB-like putative nuclease — MIDASALTRCRHRVHLDAAFPEQLAAAPEDPGVRQRQDAAAAKREDVRRILTGHAPERWVQIDTEQSLRLRAEDTLAACEAGADRIWGAVLPLDRDAGRRARCEILIRDEDHGGYIPVIVVNHKVTDPGRGALTSDMFEWQPREDATRKPRSQVRDQMRVAQVYRMLERHGFASPALVAGAIGYGSDVIFVHDLTTILDDYDERFADRLAVARGESATVPSRIGECRSCPWWPGCEEQLTQTHDVSLVATGSRADMLRDAGCHTIDDLAAWDREPLEDWPHGAFEDAVVTAKAWLAGAPLVRRFPEIRVTRADVEVDVDMESYQEHGAYLWGTLLNVDGVSAYRPFVSWDPVPTQDEARSFAEFWTWLMAEREAAALSGRTFAAYCYSRSAEDKWLLDSARRFAGAPGIPTEADIREFIDSPQWVDIYQAVSDQFICPGGKGLKKIAPVAGFRWRDADASGEASMSWYREAVGYDGEPDLTQRERLLQYNEDDVIATKVLREWMSDRAEKEIPLASDL; from the coding sequence GTGATCGATGCCAGCGCACTGACGCGGTGCCGCCACCGGGTGCACCTCGATGCGGCGTTCCCCGAACAACTCGCGGCCGCGCCCGAGGACCCGGGCGTCCGCCAGCGTCAGGATGCCGCCGCCGCCAAGCGTGAAGACGTCCGCCGGATCCTCACCGGCCACGCACCGGAACGGTGGGTGCAGATCGACACCGAGCAGAGCCTGCGCCTGCGGGCCGAGGACACCCTGGCCGCGTGCGAGGCAGGCGCGGACCGCATCTGGGGAGCCGTGCTCCCACTCGACCGGGACGCCGGCAGGCGGGCGCGCTGCGAGATCCTCATCCGTGACGAGGACCACGGTGGGTACATCCCCGTGATCGTCGTCAATCACAAGGTCACCGATCCCGGCCGCGGCGCGCTGACGTCGGACATGTTCGAGTGGCAACCGCGGGAGGACGCGACGCGGAAGCCGCGCAGCCAGGTCCGCGACCAGATGCGCGTCGCGCAGGTGTACCGGATGCTCGAGCGGCACGGGTTCGCGAGTCCGGCCCTGGTGGCCGGCGCGATCGGCTACGGCTCCGACGTCATCTTCGTGCACGACCTCACCACCATCCTCGACGACTACGACGAACGCTTCGCCGACAGGCTCGCCGTCGCCCGCGGGGAATCGGCGACCGTGCCGTCGAGGATCGGCGAATGCCGTTCCTGCCCGTGGTGGCCCGGATGCGAGGAGCAGCTGACCCAGACACACGACGTGAGCCTGGTGGCCACCGGTTCCCGCGCCGACATGCTGCGCGACGCGGGCTGCCACACCATCGACGACCTCGCGGCGTGGGACCGCGAACCGCTCGAGGACTGGCCGCACGGCGCGTTCGAGGACGCCGTCGTCACCGCGAAGGCGTGGCTCGCGGGAGCACCGCTGGTGCGACGGTTCCCGGAGATCCGGGTGACCCGCGCGGACGTCGAGGTGGACGTCGACATGGAGAGCTACCAGGAACACGGCGCCTACCTGTGGGGCACGCTGCTCAATGTGGACGGGGTGTCGGCGTACCGGCCGTTCGTCAGCTGGGATCCGGTGCCGACGCAGGACGAGGCACGGTCGTTCGCGGAATTCTGGACGTGGCTGATGGCCGAGCGCGAAGCGGCGGCCCTGAGCGGCAGAACCTTCGCCGCGTACTGCTATTCGCGGTCCGCGGAGGACAAGTGGTTGCTGGACTCCGCCCGCCGGTTCGCCGGGGCACCCGGAATCCCTACCGAAGCCGACATCCGCGAATTCATCGACAGCCCACAATGGGTCGACATCTACCAGGCCGTCAGCGACCAGTTCATCTGCCCGGGCGGTAAGGGCCTCAAGAAGATCGCCCCCGTCGCCGGATTCCGGTGGCGCGACGCCGACGCCAGCGGCGAAGCGTCGATGAGCTGGTACCGCGAAGCCGTCGGCTACGACGGCGAACCCGACCTCACCCAGCGCGAACGACTGCTGCAATACAACGAGGACGACGTCATCGCCACGAAAGTGCTGCGCGAATGGATGTCGGATCGGGCCGAGAAGGAGATCCCGCTCGCGTCCGACCTCTAG
- a CDS encoding YoaK family protein yields the protein MEVPKTSTTLRFALLLTAAGGFLDAYTYISRGGVFANAQTGNVILMAIDLSERHFHAARAHLWPILAFIVGVAFAHLLKSELAHSVFDHPIRIAMVAQIVVLVAVAFVPPNVPNALVTVPIAFVAAMQFGLFRTIGSLSYIAVATTGNLMRFTESAYAGFIEKVPESRQHTRVYAAIVTSFAGGAVVGAFATRYFGGSAAWIPAALLCGALVLFYIDDRRRRRL from the coding sequence GTGGAGGTGCCGAAGACATCCACGACGCTGCGGTTCGCTCTGCTCCTCACCGCCGCGGGCGGCTTCCTCGACGCCTACACCTACATCAGCCGCGGCGGCGTCTTCGCGAACGCCCAGACCGGCAACGTCATCCTGATGGCCATCGACCTGTCGGAGCGGCACTTCCACGCCGCCCGGGCACACCTGTGGCCGATCCTCGCGTTCATCGTCGGTGTCGCGTTCGCGCACCTGCTCAAGAGCGAACTCGCCCACAGCGTCTTCGACCACCCGATCCGGATCGCCATGGTCGCGCAGATCGTCGTCCTCGTCGCCGTCGCGTTCGTTCCCCCCAACGTCCCCAACGCGCTGGTCACCGTTCCCATCGCGTTCGTCGCCGCCATGCAGTTCGGCCTGTTCCGCACCATCGGGTCGCTGTCGTACATCGCCGTCGCCACCACCGGCAACCTCATGCGCTTCACCGAGTCGGCGTACGCCGGATTCATCGAGAAGGTCCCCGAATCGCGTCAGCACACCCGGGTGTACGCCGCCATCGTCACCAGCTTCGCCGGTGGGGCCGTCGTCGGAGCGTTCGCCACCCGCTATTTCGGCGGATCCGCCGCCTGGATCCCCGCCGCCCTCCTGTGCGGAGCCCTCGTGCTGTTCTACATCGACGACAGGCGGCGCCGCCGCCTGTGA
- a CDS encoding class I SAM-dependent methyltransferase → MGFYSDRIVPRLVDISCGMKFTEPTRRRVCAGLHGRVVEIGFGSGLNVPFYPAAVDSVSAVEPADLGWKLAGKRLAASTTPVERSGLDGQSLSFPDNSFDTALSTWTMCTIPDVDSALREVRRVLKPGGTLHFVEHGLAPDANVQRWQRRLEPLQKTVAGGCHLTRDIPTLVTNAGFDVRDLDRFYETSAPKIVGAYSLGVAASPPVRG, encoded by the coding sequence ATGGGGTTCTACTCGGACCGGATCGTTCCGCGGCTCGTCGACATCAGTTGCGGGATGAAGTTCACGGAGCCGACGCGACGACGCGTCTGCGCCGGTCTGCACGGGCGTGTGGTGGAGATCGGATTCGGGTCGGGTCTCAACGTCCCGTTCTACCCGGCCGCCGTCGATTCGGTGAGCGCCGTCGAACCAGCCGACCTCGGCTGGAAGCTGGCGGGCAAGCGTCTGGCGGCGTCGACGACACCGGTCGAGCGGTCCGGCCTGGACGGCCAGTCACTCTCCTTCCCGGACAACAGTTTCGACACGGCGCTGTCGACGTGGACGATGTGCACCATCCCGGACGTCGATTCCGCACTCCGGGAGGTCCGGCGCGTCCTCAAACCGGGCGGCACACTGCATTTCGTCGAGCACGGCCTGGCCCCGGACGCCAACGTGCAGCGGTGGCAGCGCCGGCTCGAACCGCTCCAGAAGACCGTCGCCGGTGGATGCCACCTCACCCGCGACATTCCCACCCTGGTGACGAACGCCGGATTCGACGTCCGGGACCTCGACCGGTTCTACGAGACATCCGCGCCGAAGATCGTCGGCGCCTATTCCCTCGGAGTTGCGGCTTCGCCACCCGTGCGCGGTTGA
- a CDS encoding SDR family NAD(P)-dependent oxidoreductase, with protein sequence MEIQGTAALVTGAASGLGAATAKRLADAGATVFGLDLQQSIERAGDKVPDGVTLLATDVTSGDEVQAAIEKIVESGLPLRIVVNCAGVGWAGRILSKKGPHDLELFRTVITVNLLGTFNVMRLAADAIAKTDTVDESGQRGVIINTASVAAFEGQIGQIAYSASKGGVHGMTVPAARDLAQFGIRVNTIAPGIIDTPMLAGVTDEYRKGLEAGVPFPSRLGQPAEYAQLAQMIVEHDYLNGETIRMDGALRMAPR encoded by the coding sequence GTGGAAATTCAGGGAACCGCCGCACTGGTCACCGGAGCGGCCTCCGGCCTCGGCGCCGCCACCGCCAAGCGTCTCGCCGACGCCGGAGCCACCGTGTTCGGACTCGACCTGCAGCAGTCCATCGAGCGCGCCGGCGACAAGGTCCCCGACGGCGTGACCCTCCTCGCCACCGACGTCACCAGCGGCGACGAGGTCCAGGCCGCGATCGAGAAGATCGTCGAATCGGGTCTGCCGCTGCGTATCGTCGTCAACTGTGCCGGCGTCGGCTGGGCCGGGCGCATCCTGTCGAAGAAGGGCCCGCACGACCTCGAACTGTTCCGCACCGTCATCACGGTCAACCTGCTCGGCACGTTCAACGTGATGCGCCTCGCCGCCGACGCCATCGCCAAGACCGACACCGTCGACGAGTCCGGGCAGCGCGGCGTCATCATCAACACCGCATCCGTCGCCGCGTTCGAAGGCCAGATCGGGCAGATCGCCTACTCCGCGTCCAAGGGTGGCGTGCACGGCATGACCGTCCCCGCCGCCCGCGACCTCGCGCAGTTCGGCATCCGGGTCAACACCATCGCCCCCGGCATCATCGACACCCCGATGCTCGCCGGTGTCACCGACGAGTACCGCAAGGGCCTCGAAGCCGGCGTCCCGTTCCCCTCGCGCCTCGGTCAGCCCGCCGAATACGCACAGCTCGCCCAGATGATCGTCGAACACGACTACCTCAACGGTGAGACCATTCGAATGGACGGCGCTCTGCGCATGGCGCCGCGGTAG
- a CDS encoding UBP-type zinc finger domain-containing protein, with translation MGELEGIDPSVPPSGEGCAECDRDGGWWVHLRRCAQCGHIGCCDTSPEQHATKHAADTGHPVVRSFEPGENWFWNYATEIAFEGPDLAPPQHHPIDQTVPGPGPRVPADWQAHIH, from the coding sequence ATGGGTGAGCTGGAGGGAATCGACCCGAGCGTGCCGCCGAGCGGAGAGGGGTGCGCCGAGTGCGACCGCGACGGCGGGTGGTGGGTGCACCTGCGCCGGTGCGCGCAGTGCGGCCACATCGGTTGCTGCGACACCTCCCCGGAGCAGCACGCCACCAAGCACGCCGCCGACACCGGGCACCCCGTCGTGCGGAGCTTCGAACCGGGCGAGAACTGGTTCTGGAACTACGCCACCGAGATTGCCTTCGAAGGACCCGATCTTGCCCCGCCGCAACATCATCCGATCGACCAGACCGTTCCCGGTCCCGGTCCACGGGTTCCAGCGGACTGGCAGGCGCACATTCACTGA
- a CDS encoding ATP-binding protein, producing the protein MSQLPCNPPELRTLFLFEKLTDHQLEQLCEKGHVELIEPGPVFAEGEVATCFYVLIEGELVLSKLSGGEEIEFSRTSQRGVYSGAWQSYLGDRAPQTYTASMRVTAPSRFFVLDADRFGQLMREWFPMAVHLLEGLFFGSQNAKQVVDQRERLLALGSLSAGLTHELNNPAAAAVRATASLRDRVSHMRQKLSVIASGVYDRQALATLIRLQEETAELVAKAPTLTPLEASDREDELGDWFDDHGVSGGWDLAPTFVQAGLDVPWLERIVASVDDESMVESAIRWLNYTIETELLMNEIADSTARVSTLVNAAKQYSQMDRAPYQRVDLRELLDSSLVMLGRKIGDSVTVVKEYDPTLPQIPAYAAELNQVWTNLIDNAVAAMDGHGTLTVRTRRDGDMALIEIGDTGPGVPEEIRSRIFEPFFTTKPVGEGTGLGLDISWRIVVKKHRGDLRVESEPGDTRFQVRIPIEPEVAAAEGASDG; encoded by the coding sequence ATGAGCCAACTCCCGTGCAATCCCCCCGAGCTGAGGACGTTGTTCCTCTTCGAGAAGCTCACCGACCACCAGCTCGAGCAGCTGTGCGAGAAAGGGCACGTCGAACTGATCGAACCCGGCCCCGTGTTCGCGGAAGGTGAGGTTGCGACGTGCTTCTACGTGCTGATCGAAGGCGAGCTCGTGCTGAGCAAGCTGTCGGGCGGCGAGGAGATCGAGTTCAGCCGGACGTCCCAGCGCGGCGTGTACTCCGGGGCCTGGCAGTCGTATCTCGGTGACCGAGCACCCCAGACGTACACCGCGTCGATGCGCGTCACCGCCCCGTCGAGGTTCTTCGTCCTCGACGCCGACCGCTTCGGGCAGCTGATGCGCGAATGGTTCCCGATGGCCGTACACCTGCTGGAGGGGCTGTTCTTCGGCAGCCAGAACGCGAAGCAGGTCGTCGATCAGCGGGAACGCCTCCTCGCGCTGGGGTCGCTGTCGGCGGGGCTCACCCACGAGCTCAACAACCCGGCGGCCGCCGCGGTCCGGGCGACGGCGTCGCTGCGCGACCGGGTGTCGCACATGCGGCAGAAACTGAGCGTGATCGCCTCGGGCGTGTACGACCGGCAGGCGCTGGCCACGTTGATCCGGTTGCAGGAGGAGACAGCCGAACTGGTCGCGAAGGCGCCGACGCTGACCCCCCTCGAAGCGTCCGACCGCGAGGACGAACTCGGCGACTGGTTCGACGACCACGGCGTCTCCGGTGGCTGGGACCTGGCGCCCACGTTCGTGCAGGCGGGTCTCGACGTGCCGTGGCTCGAGCGGATCGTCGCCAGCGTCGACGACGAATCGATGGTCGAGAGCGCGATCCGCTGGCTCAACTACACCATCGAGACCGAACTGCTGATGAACGAGATCGCCGACTCGACCGCCCGGGTGTCCACCCTGGTGAACGCCGCGAAGCAGTACTCGCAGATGGACCGCGCCCCCTACCAGCGCGTCGATCTGCGGGAACTGCTCGACAGCTCGCTGGTGATGCTCGGCCGCAAGATCGGCGACTCCGTCACGGTGGTGAAAGAGTACGACCCGACGCTGCCGCAGATCCCGGCGTACGCCGCGGAACTCAACCAGGTGTGGACGAACCTCATCGACAACGCCGTCGCCGCCATGGACGGCCACGGCACCCTCACCGTCCGCACCCGCCGCGACGGCGACATGGCCCTCATCGAGATCGGCGACACCGGACCGGGTGTGCCCGAAGAGATCCGGTCGCGCATCTTCGAACCGTTCTTCACGACGAAACCCGTGGGTGAGGGAACCGGACTCGGCCTCGACATCTCGTGGCGGATCGTCGTGAAGAAGCATCGCGGCGACCTGCGTGTGGAGTCCGAACCGGGCGACACCCGGTTCCAGGTCCGCATCCCGATCGAACCCGAAGTCGCAGCAGCAGAAGGAGCCTCAGATGGGTGA
- a CDS encoding FAD-dependent oxidoreductase — translation MNHPVASGKPAILTVDDDPGVSRAVARDLRRRYGEKYRIIRAESGESALDAMKQMKLRGDPVAAILADYRMPSMSGIEFLEKAMDLYPVARRVLLTAYADTDAAIEAINVIDLDHYLLKPWDPPEEKLYPVVDALLEAWASSDHHPAEETKVVGHRWAPRSSEVREFLARNQLSYRWYMSDEPEGGRLLTAAGEDGRRLPVVICSDGECLVEPSDTELGRHLGLRTDPSENFYDLVVVGGGPAGLGAAVYGASEGLRTALIERTATGGQAGQSSRIENYLGFPDGVSGAQLAERARRQATRFGAELITTRDVVALEVNGSARTVRFADGDTIDAHTVILATGVSYRRHPAPGVDDLTGRGVYYGSAVTEAARCTDQDVYIVGGANSAGQAAVYLSRGARSVTIVVRAQSLEDSMSYYLVQQIERNPRIRVRPCTEVIGVEGEGHLEKVRLRNNATGDEETVDAGFLFLFIGAIPRTEWLEGVVARDENGFVVSGPDLVVDGKPPSGWPLDRLPHHLETSVPGIFAAGDVRSESAKRVASAVGEGAMAVMLVHRYIGQP, via the coding sequence GTGAACCATCCCGTAGCGAGCGGCAAGCCTGCGATTCTCACCGTCGACGACGATCCCGGGGTCTCGCGCGCGGTCGCCCGCGATCTGCGGCGCCGATACGGCGAGAAGTACCGGATCATCCGCGCCGAATCCGGCGAGTCCGCACTCGACGCGATGAAGCAGATGAAGCTGCGCGGGGATCCCGTCGCGGCGATCCTCGCGGACTACCGGATGCCGTCGATGAGCGGGATCGAGTTCCTCGAGAAGGCCATGGACCTGTATCCGGTCGCGCGGCGCGTGCTGCTCACGGCCTACGCCGACACGGACGCGGCCATCGAGGCGATCAACGTCATCGACCTCGACCACTACCTCCTCAAACCGTGGGACCCGCCCGAGGAGAAGCTGTACCCGGTGGTCGACGCGCTGCTCGAGGCGTGGGCGTCGTCGGATCACCACCCCGCCGAGGAGACGAAGGTCGTGGGACATCGCTGGGCGCCGCGGTCTTCGGAAGTGCGCGAGTTCCTGGCCCGCAACCAGCTGTCGTACCGCTGGTACATGTCGGACGAGCCGGAAGGCGGTCGGCTGCTCACCGCCGCAGGCGAGGACGGCCGGCGCCTGCCCGTGGTGATCTGCTCCGACGGCGAATGCCTGGTGGAGCCGTCGGACACCGAACTGGGCCGGCATCTCGGTCTCCGGACCGACCCGTCGGAGAACTTCTACGACCTCGTCGTCGTCGGCGGCGGACCGGCCGGTCTGGGCGCCGCCGTCTACGGCGCCTCGGAAGGTCTGCGCACCGCCCTGATCGAACGGACCGCGACCGGCGGCCAGGCGGGTCAGAGCTCACGCATCGAGAACTACCTCGGTTTCCCCGACGGGGTGTCCGGCGCGCAGCTCGCCGAACGGGCCCGCAGGCAGGCCACCCGATTCGGGGCCGAACTGATCACCACCCGCGACGTCGTGGCGCTCGAGGTCAACGGATCGGCGCGGACCGTCCGGTTCGCGGACGGCGACACCATCGACGCACACACGGTGATCCTGGCGACCGGCGTCTCCTACCGGCGTCATCCCGCGCCCGGAGTCGACGATCTCACCGGTCGCGGCGTCTACTACGGCTCCGCCGTCACCGAGGCCGCCCGCTGCACCGACCAGGACGTCTACATCGTCGGCGGGGCCAACTCCGCCGGACAGGCGGCGGTCTACCTGTCGCGGGGCGCCCGGTCCGTCACCATCGTCGTCCGGGCGCAGTCGCTCGAGGATTCGATGTCGTACTACCTCGTCCAGCAGATCGAACGGAACCCGCGCATCCGCGTCCGGCCCTGCACCGAGGTGATCGGCGTCGAGGGCGAGGGTCACCTCGAGAAGGTCCGGCTGCGCAACAACGCCACCGGCGACGAGGAGACCGTCGACGCCGGGTTCCTGTTCCTGTTCATCGGCGCCATCCCGCGGACCGAGTGGCTCGAGGGTGTCGTCGCGCGGGACGAGAACGGGTTCGTCGTGTCCGGACCCGACCTCGTCGTCGACGGGAAACCGCCGAGCGGCTGGCCCCTCGACCGTCTCCCCCATCACCTCGAGACGAGCGTCCCGGGGATCTTCGCGGCGGGTGACGTGCGCTCCGAATCGGCGAAGCGGGTGGCGTCGGCGGTCGGGGAAGGCGCCATGGCCGTGATGCTCGTCCACCGCTACATCGGCCAACCGTGA
- a CDS encoding TMEM165/GDT1 family protein, producing the protein MPVLTAALLSFGVIFVAELGDKSQLMAMTFALRYRWWVVIAGITVATTVVHLVSVAVGHYLGVALPTAAISIVGGAAFLIFGAWTLRGDDLSEDEQLKAGRATRSAFLAVTSAFFLAELGDKTMLATITLATDHDTIGVWIGSTVGMVAADALAIVVGAVLGKHLPESVIRIGAAVLFFAFGIWLLLEGLLPGNVAGPIAGAAVVVLALAGAAGRAVWLRRRRGAAAEPEQMQHQD; encoded by the coding sequence ATGCCCGTGCTGACCGCAGCACTACTGAGCTTCGGCGTGATCTTCGTCGCCGAACTGGGAGACAAATCCCAGCTGATGGCGATGACGTTCGCCCTGCGCTACCGCTGGTGGGTCGTGATAGCCGGCATCACCGTCGCGACCACCGTGGTCCACCTGGTGTCCGTCGCCGTCGGCCACTACCTCGGTGTCGCGCTCCCGACCGCGGCGATCAGCATCGTCGGCGGTGCGGCCTTCCTGATCTTCGGTGCGTGGACGCTGCGCGGCGACGACCTCAGCGAGGACGAGCAGCTCAAGGCCGGACGGGCCACCCGCTCCGCATTCCTGGCAGTCACGTCCGCCTTCTTCCTCGCCGAACTCGGCGACAAGACCATGCTCGCCACCATCACGCTCGCCACCGACCACGACACGATCGGCGTGTGGATCGGCTCGACCGTCGGCATGGTCGCGGCCGACGCCCTCGCCATCGTCGTCGGCGCCGTGCTGGGTAAGCATCTGCCCGAGAGTGTCATCCGCATCGGTGCGGCCGTTCTGTTCTTCGCGTTCGGCATCTGGTTACTGCTCGAGGGCCTGCTCCCCGGCAACGTGGCCGGCCCGATCGCCGGCGCCGCCGTCGTCGTTCTGGCGCTGGCCGGTGCGGCCGGTCGCGCAGTGTGGTTGCGGCGCCGCCGCGGTGCCGCGGCAGAGCCCGAACAGATGCAGCACCAGGACTGA